From the genome of Torulaspora globosa chromosome 2, complete sequence, one region includes:
- the NVJ2 gene encoding Nvj2p (ancestral locus Anc_3.402), whose protein sequence is MNTFQWFLLIYVIGGVTFLPLVLCVFWFFKQKMDQIHERNEEGFDGDSLVAGGVDRKFTAGQIEEEKGVEVVRQGWLTVTRKYYYHHTELSAQDSEEAGNIPQRSQIKRKHKFYAILRHGNLFLYRDSAPKSNLVHAISLQDSFVTIWPRKAGEELPESILFTKKTCISILRKGTTSLEGGMLKFDTTQAENEESQATNQFFLYIDNSIEKEDWYFSLISASKSEAPRSQLSANLLDPNVSARTAHLRTADSLFLIQTINSTENQLTTKWINALIGRLFLAVQESDRLKDYLYTRLYQKLAKINKPDFLSDFVVEEVDVGRSAPLITAPKLLDLTPEGLTKISMNFMYKGDLSVIVSTKATISLGSRFKQREVPIQLSIKLKELSGPLLILLKPPPSTRFWYTFQTEPILSLEIEPIVSSSKLSYTMITNAIKGKFAEAIRESLVQPFWDDIVFYDTEKELYRGGIWEQYDRSDGTDQHWVDQMPSIPSQATLSSKKKQPLDEKNEIAAAEGQGSADTVNSDDEEAVNTLRTQDDTLKRRTFAKVESLRRALKNKSRETFSDDKSSVESLGGSPVVLGDNTDSEELSSSNKLFKSSIKKFGKWYKDTVNLGTEDMIGQELSSANPPSPEMISNRRKSLPRRQPPSTIPSSSVFDSDSVLSTSNATEMFANKDQKRARSSAASSGKSFNSNLISNLKQVHNQAFVKTTSDEIAEEIFHEDFVRKVSAKSMTLSGHVDGATHEKENKQTVERNEDAT, encoded by the coding sequence ATGAATACCTTCCAATGGTTCCTGTTGATCTATGTGATCGGCGGAGTTACCTTCCTTCCGCTGGTTTTGTGCGTATTTTGGTTCTTTaaacagaagatggatcAAATACATGAGAGAAATGAGGAAGGTTTCGATGGCGATTCGCTGGTCGCCGGTGGTGTAGATCGCAAGTTTACAGCCGGTCAAATCGAGGAGGAAAAAGGTGTTGAGGTCGTGAGACAGGGGTGGCTGACTGTGACGAGAAAATACTACTATCATCACACTGAGTTATCTGCTCAGGACAGTGAAGAAGCCGGGAATATTCCCCAGCGATCGCAGATAAAAAGGAAACACAAGTTTTACGCAATCCTGAGGCACGGGAATTTGTTTCTTTATAGAGACAGCGCTCCGAAGAGTAACCTGGTCCATGCGATATCCCTGCAGGACAGTTTCGTAACGATTTGGCCTCGAAAAGCTGGGGAGGAGCTTCCTGAAAGCATTTTATTTACTAAGAAGACGTGCATATCGATCCTGCGTAAGGGGACCACTTCACTGGAAGGTGGGATGTTGAAATTCGATACTACACAAGCGGAAAACGAGGAGTCCCAGGCAACaaatcaattcttcctttATATTGACAATAGTATTGAGAAGGAGGACTGGTACTTTAGTTTGATCAGTGCTTCCAAAAGTGAAGCTCCTCGGTCTCAGCTTTCAGCAAACTTACTGGACCCGAATGTGAGCGCGAGGACTGCTCACTTGAGAACTGCAGATTCTTTGTTTCTAATTCAAACCATTAATTCGACAGAAAATCAGTTAACAACAAAATGGATAAATGCGCTGATCGGTAGGCTGTTTTTAGCCGTACAGGAATCAGATAGGTTGAAGGATTACCTTTACACGAGATTGTACCAAAAACtcgccaagatcaacaagcCGGATTTCCTTAGTGATTTTGTTGTGGAGGAAGTAGACGTTGGAAGAAGTGCTCCCCTGATTACTGCTCCGAAGCTTCTGGATCTAACACCAGAAGGCCTCACCAAAATATCGATGAATTTCATGTACAAGGGAGACCTGTCAGTCATAGTCTCTACAAAGGCAACTATTAGCCTGGGCTCGCGTTTTAAACAGAGAGAGGTGCCGATTCAGCTGTCGATCaagctcaaagagctgtcGGGACCGCTATTGATATTGTTGAAGCCACCCCCTTCTACTAGATTCTGGTACACATTTCAAACTGAGCCTATTCTATCACTTGAGATCGAACCTATTGTCAGCTCTAGCAAACTGTCATATACGATGATAACTAATGCCATCAAGGGTAAGTTTGCTGAAGCCATTAGGGAATCACTAGTGCAGCCTTTCTGGGATGATATAGTTTTCTATGACACTGAGAAAGAATTATATCGCGGCGGTATTTGGGAACAATATGATCGGTCTGATGGCACTGATCAGCACTGGGTGGACCAGATGCCTTCTATCCCGAGCCAGGCAACtttatcatcaaagaagaagcaaccGCTAGATGAAAAGAATGAAATAGCTGCTGCCGAAGGACAGGGGTCTGCGGATACCGTAAACtcagacgatgaagaagctgtgAACACATTGAGGACTCAAGACGATACTTTGAAGCGCCGAACATTTGCGAAAGTAGAGAGTCTaagaagagctttgaagaacaaaagTAGAGAAACTTTCAGTGACGATAAATCTTCGGTAGAGTCTCTTGGAGGTTCACCTGTAGTATTGGGAGACAACACAGATTCAGAAGAATTAAGCTCATCCaacaagcttttcaaaagctccATCAAGAAATTCGGTAAATGGTACAAAGACACTGTCAACCTCGGCACTGAGGACATGATAGGCCAAGAGCTTTCTAGCGCAAATCCACCTAGTCCAGAAATGATTTCAAATAGAAGGAAGTCTTTACCTAGAAGGCAACCTCCTTCGACGATTCCATCCTCATCGGTCTTTGACTCAGATTCTGTTTTATCCACGTCTAATGCCACTGAAATGTTCGCTAACAAGGATCagaaaagagcaagatcttctgcagcatcGAGTGGGAAGAGTTTCAACTCCAATCTGATTTCAAACCTGAAACAAGTGCATAATCAGGCCTTCGTGAAAACCACTTCTGATGAAATAGCAGAGGAAATCTTCCATGAAGACTTTGTGAGGAAAGTTTCTGCCAAAAGTATGACACTTTCTGGCCACGTAGACGGTGCTACGCATGAAAAAGAGAACAAACAAACCGTCGAAAGAAATGAAGATGCCACTTAA
- the CKS1 gene encoding cyclin-dependent protein kinase regulatory subunit CKS1 (ancestral locus Anc_3.400): protein MYHHHHAFQGRKLTEQERARVLEFQESIHYSPRYSDDTHEYRHVMLPKAMLKVIPSDYFNSETGTLRILTEDEWRGLGVTQSLGWEHYECHAPEPHILLFKRPLNYEAELRAAAAAVVAQQQEQQQPETQVGVQ from the coding sequence ATGTATCACCACCACCATGCGTTCCAGGGAAGAAAGCTTACAGAACAAGAACGTGCCAGAGTACTGGAGTTCCAGGAATCAATTCATTACTCGCCACGTTACTCGGATGACACCCACGAATACAGGCATGTAATGCTGCCCAAGGCTATGCTGAAAGTGATTCCATCGGACTATTTCAACTCAGAGACCGGAACTTTGCGCATATTGACAGAAGACGAGTGGAGAGGCCTTGGAGTGACCCAATCGCTGGGCTGGGAACATTACGAGTGTCATGCTCCGGAGCCGCATATCCTACTATTCAAGAGACCTCTCAACTACGAGGCGGAACTCAGGGCCGCCGCCGCAGCAGTAGTGGCACAGCAacaggagcagcagcaaccCGAGACCCAGGTCGGCGTTCAATAA
- the MEC1 gene encoding protein kinase MEC1 (ancestral locus Anc_3.401), producing MESNIKYLDELKEAISESRIPFSGGGSDDFSSGSSTRAEEDESKSVPIKILTTMLRNLKDPQKNDMMKNNTVFAKSIQVMDALIRSRPGLLLQRNGNVDLTTLISDLLDISVMNYDQVHRMWFIRRKLGSWCKLFAQLYGGVHKMLISDCIMGLLVRFEERLAQIFEMAREPEVVAHDLKSLYVICYWLCGPPETFGSSLTMLNSWLGVTKWDSQFQKTIRFVFYVFSSLKQSSSFVDVSAIHAKFLSLTVEHLVNKVTLHSSKSQLYSTDHLRFTLRIVKQFLREKFGCLRDDAIVAKCLLRVYLLCSTVEDTAVNDLFAAFDDVLSLRQWVDSNEALGNNLETFGFSPLTRKALLLIHLDRSRRSASEDDLEFDQETKIWYFKPGGCDMLRTVLIPSEPPSQQLDALCQAILKKFRSSGSELNSNSEIARIGKQAAALYRNTPDQAMAMLTRLLKEQGSSKDINAFFGVSRILGHLACLESQKNGAEYDLRAFNACNICDSIRSETLYHFVDPDRPTAQKSAPFRLLDAYVLSSDKLDEFPEPLLAAILLALQRIFTHHQPPKLTLDVSHSAYINRPFAFVQRCFRSPSRYLRILAARLIPLWNITNLYNSEDQHTAVLIRFLQENDFSYAVETSAMSWAQLALTATGEVFDTLLLKLIDIFNSTNYALHIMMAFQIKNTAGTLRKSSYQLLSPILPILLRRIGKNLLEKRVSFQRLIWLLGYSAKTILDIYQRYIIPHAITQYKSDVFSEIARIMCDDDSAQIGEAKRILLEKNSRQIFAVALVKHGLLSLDTMESLFSNRVPFFDKRYVIAYLPDYKTLAEILKLYKNDADDESQPSDNEAMVLVSLRYLVTNFEKDKRHGSRYKNISDWTHEQEVRFQERLQEHILGIFQVFSSDVHDAEGRTTYYEKLRVVNGITFLIRRACKKSIIASLAQVSICLQTALEIDEVSFSALKCWRLLIFNLNDEELAAVIDGFLCYILQKWGQFNIRLGPLISEILTFLVKEKKDLLLRIKPYLTLALIEKSEIDILSRDGNFARAAGHVISSTDWIIVFADNLQSTNKYVINQSLDDLEVYLKRKQAKRSADFFQRNEQVSDISLLLGSLLNTSQRFKSDELICIKCAKCISIIGAVDATRQKALRKTAAIREVYDLNDEAQTRNFLIWVMNDILVPAFWQSENPNKQLFVALVMQESLKYCGLNSASWDVNQKGLYPNESKLWDKFDSVAKTTLYPLLSSLYLAQSWKEYEPLSYPSFTFKEGYIIWIKSFCLDLLKTGTEENHPLHVFSSLIREDDGTLSNFLLPYISMDIIINADSSNSKAKLMRNMIEEFKSIFESDLDGLNHLQIDSLRMCYQAIFRIFEYCKKWMTQFKQDYYHTKGSYIIREKELNDMLKRIDEFLGSFSPALLAQRSLETDSFERSALYLEQSFRQESIRGLGEVEHKNLILPLQRTYEEIGDIDSLDGLLKAFSKGNLRSKIEELQYSESWKLAQDCYNTLGSFADWSFATTKMLTSMYDHQLYSELLFRLESLAPRVCQLDGESILWYRMGVEAANLEGNPKSLDSWLERVECLQEAKDPELLFQYNMARALGYARAGNRDRVEQYLNKCLKIMGTHLMASTVATTLLKKQTLLMRLHSLYDITLLSSSADSAQFQSNTETLDFRMTRIGPNFESNHYLLSVRKSYELLAQKPYAEKDIQGVFFEISKLCKDNGRLDRASDSLMHCLSFNHPQAELEFAEILLKQGENDRAIKLVKEINERYKNDPLMKPRDKAAALLKYTEWLDLTNNSASEQIIEQYQNIFQLDPKWDKPYYSIGLYYSRLLEKKKAEGYITNGKLEYMSISYFLLAFEKNTVKIRETLPKVVTFWLDIAAESVREKSASRREALKQATEDICRHVEESLRKSPAFIWYPVLTQLLSRLLHIHQSTEELISQILLNLTSEYPSHILWYIATLLNSTSPARASRGRYIIDSYTKASNCVQGMISNAIDLTQAFTKVCLKDVKSAISRSGRSLEKDFRFDMSMAPSNLAVPVQVNLDMVSPLSSQSNQKYTPFGEVISIAKFGTTYKVFSSLKKPKKLNVIGSDGKAYGIMCKKEDVRQDNQYMQFATTMDFLLKKDVESMKRNLGITTYSVLPLREDCGLLEIVPNVVTLRSIFVTKYESLKVKYSLKNLYEKWQNSPDNSKLSFYRQQLETFPPILYQWFLETFPDPIVWFNARNTYARSYAVMAMVGHILGLGDRHCENILLDIESGKVLHVDFDCLFEKGRRLPVPEIVPFRLTQNLHDALGIVGTEGTFKRSSEVTVSLMRDNEVSLVNVIETIMYDRNMDSTIQKALKILRNKIRGIDARDGLVLSVPGQVETLIQESTSDENLSKMYIGWLAFW from the coding sequence ATGGAATCAAATATCAAGTACTTAGATGAGTTGAAAGAGGCGATTAGTGAATCGCGTATACCTTTCTCAGGTGGCGGATCGGACGACTTCAGCAGCGGAAGCAGTACAAGGGCGGAGGAAGATGAGTCGAAAAGTGTCCCTATCAAGATCCTCACGACAATGCTACGAAATCTTAAGGACCCTCAGAAGAACGAtatgatgaagaacaacACCGTTTTTGCGAAATCGATACAAGTAATGGATGCGTTGATTCGATCTAGACCGGGCCTGCTGCTCCAGCGTAACGGAAACGTGGATCTCACCACTTTGATATCAGATTTACTAGACATATCTGTGATGAACTATGATCAAGTCCACCGAATGTGGTTTATTCGCCGGAAATTGGGCTCTTGGTGCAAACTATTCGCCCAACTCTACGGAGGCGTACATAAGATGCTGATCTCGGATTGTATAATGGGTCTCCTAGTGCGTTTCGAGGAAAGGCTGGCCCAAATCTTCGAAATGGCACGCGAACCGGAGGTGGTAGCCCATGATCTGAAATCGTTGTATGTTATTTGTTACTGGCTATGCGGGCCTCCAGAGACGTTTGGATCTTCCCTAACGATGCTTAACTCCTGGCTGGGGGTTACCAAATGGGATTCACAATTCCAGAAAACTATTAGGTTTGTGTTTTACGTGTTCAGCTCATTGAAGCAGTCTAGCTCTTTCGTCGATGTGAGTGCGATTCATGCCAAGTTTCTGTCATTGACTGTGGAACATTTAGTAAACAAAGTGACTCTGCACTCTTCGAAAAGTCAGCTGTACTCGACAGATCATCTCAGATTTACCTTGAGGATAGTGAAACAATTCCTGAGAGAAAAGTTTGGCTGTCTGAGAGATGACGCTATTGTTGCGAAGTGCCTACTTCGAGTTTATTTGCTTTGCAGTACTGTGGAGGATACAGCCGTCAACGATCTTTTTGCAGCATTTGACGATGTTTTGTCCCTGAGACAATGGGTAGATAGCAACGAAGCACTTGGGAACAACTTAGAAACGTTCGGCTTTAGCCCACTCACCAGAAAAGCTTTGTTGCTCATTCATTTAGACAGAAGCAGGCGctcagcttctgaagacGACTTAGAATTTGATCAGGAGACGAAGATATGGTACTTCAAACCAGGAGGCTGCGATATGCTTAGGACTGTTCTTATACCATCTGAACCTCCGAGCCAACAGTTAGATGCGCTATGCCAGGCAATCTTAAAGAAATTTCGCTCCTCAGGAAGTGAACTAAACTCTAACTCGGAGATCGCCAGAATTGGTAAACAAGCGGCAGCTCTCTATCGCAATACCCCGGACCAAGCTATGGCTATGTTAACAAGGCTTTTGAAGGAACAAGGTTCATCGAAAGATATAAATGCTTTTTTTGGTGTTAGTCGAATTCTTGGTCATCTAGCGTGCTTAGAGTCTCAAAAAAATGGCGCTGAATACGATCTGCGGGCCTTTAATGCCTGCAACATCTGTGATAGCATTCGCTCCGAAACCTTGTATCATTTTGTGGATCCTGATAGACCAACAGCCCAAAAAAGTGCTCCGTTTCGGCTGCTTGACGCTTATGTTCTGTCAAGTGACaagcttgatgaatttcCAGAGCCTTTACTGGCTGCAATATTACTAGCTCTGCAAAGAATTTTCACCCACCATCAACCACCGAAACTTACCCTCGATGTAAGCCATTCGGCATATATCAATAGACCGTTTGCTTTTGTACAGAGATGTTTTCGCAGTCCTAGCCGGTATTTACGAATTCTCGCAGCCAGACTTATCCCCTTGTGGAACATCACCAACTTGTACAATTCTGAGGACCAACACACCGCAGTGCTTATCCGTTTCTTACAAGAAAATGATTTCTCCTATGCCGTTGAGACGTCAGCCATGTCCTGGGCACAATTAGCTCTAACCGCAACTGGTGAGGTTTTTGACACTCTACTACTGAAACTGATAGATATCTTCAATTCCACAAATTATGCCCTGCACATTATGATGGCGTTTCAAATCAAGAATACTGCAGGAACACTTCGAAAATCCTCATATCAACTATTATCTCCTATATTGCCCATTCTTTTGCGACGTATTGGCAAGAATTTGTTAGAAAAAAGAGTATCATTTCAGCGCTTAATTTGGTTGCTAGGATACTCGGCCAAAACCATCCTCGACATCTATCAGAGGTATATAATCCCACACGCTATCACTCAATACAAAAGCGATGTATTCAGCGAAATAGCTCGGATAATGTGCGATGACGACAGTGCTCAAATAGGCGAGGCCAAGAGGATTTTGTTGGAGAAAAACAGTAGGCAAATTTTTGCTGTTGCCCTTGTAAAACATGGGCTACTTTCGCTGGATACCATGGAATCTCTTTTTTCTAATAGAGTTCCTTTCTTCGATAAGAGATACGTCATTGCTTACTTGCCGGACTACAAAACTTTGGCGGAGATTTTAAAACTGTACAAGAATgatgctgatgatgaaTCTCAACCTTCGGACAATGAAGCCATGGTGCTCGTATCTTTGAGATATCTCGTAACAAATTTTGAGAAGGATAAGAGGCATGGTTCAAGGTATAAGAATATTTCTGATTGGACTCACGAACAAGAAGTTCGCTTCCAGGAAAGACTACAAGAACATATTCTGGGCATCTTTCAGGTATTTTCCAGTGATGTTCATGATGCAGAGGGAAGAACGACATATTATGAAAAGCTCCGTGTGGTGAATGGTATAACATTTCTAATCAGGCGGGCCTGCAAAAAATCTATCATTGCATCCCTGGCACAGGTTAGCATATGCTTACAAACGGCGcttgaaattgatgagGTCAGCTTTAGCGCGCTCAAGTGCTGGAGGTTACTCATTTTTAATCTCAACGACGAGGAACTAGCCGCCGTCATCGATGGATTTCTATGTTACATCCTACAAAAATGGGGTCAGTTTAACATTAGGCTAGGCCCGCTGATTAGCGAAATACTGACATTCCttgtcaaagaaaagaaagatcttTTGCTAAGAATAAAGCCATATCTGACTTTGGCTCTAATTGAAAAGTCGGAAATTGATATACTCTCACGAGACGGTAATTTTGCTCGAGCTGCGGGCCACGTTATCAGCAGCACAGATTGGATCATTGTTTTCGCTGATAATTTGCAAAGCACTAATAAATATGTTATCAACCAGAGCCTTGACGATCTGGAAGTTTACCTGAAACGCAAGCAGGCCAAGCGTTCAGCggatttctttcaaagaaatgaaCAAGTCTCTGACATCTCCTTGCTACTGGGATCTTTACTCAATACTTCACAGAGATTCAAAAGCGATGAGTTGATATGCATCAAATGCGCTAAGTGTATCAGTATTATCGGAGCAGTTGATGCGACAAGACAAAAAGCTCTTCGAAAAACTGCTGCGATCAGAGAGGTCTATGATTTAAATGATGAAGCTCAAACAAGAAACTTCTTAATATGGGTAATGAACGATATATTAGTTCCCGCTTTCTGGCAAAGTGAAAATCCCAACAAACAACTTTTCGTGGCTTTAGTTATGCAAGAATCACTCAAATATTGCGGACTCAATAGTGCTTCTTGGGATGTGAACCAAAAGGGCCTTTATCCGAATGAATCAAAACTTTGGGACAAATTCGACAGTGTAGCGAAGACCACATTATACCCTCTTCTCTCTTCACTTTACTTAGCACAATCATGGAAGGAATATGAACCGCTAAGCTATCCGTCTTTTACCTTTAAGGAAGGATATATAATATGGATCAAAAGCTTTTGCTTAGATCTGCTGAAGACAGGTACGGAAGAGAACCATCCTTTACACGTATTTTCGTCTCTAATAAGAGAAGATGATGGGACACTATCGAATTTTCTCCTTCCTTATATCTCAATGGATATTATTATCAATGCCGACTCCTCAAACTCCAAAGCAAAACTGATGAGAAACAtgattgaagaatttaAAAGTATCTTTGAAAGTGATCTAGATGGACTCAATCACTTACAAATCGACTCTCTTCGTATGTGCTATCAGGCGATATTCCGTATCTTCGAATACTGCAAAAAGTGGATGACTCAATTCAAACAGGACTATTATCATACCAAAGGGTCGTACATAATAAGGGAAAAGGAGCTGAATGACATGCTCAAACGAATAGACGAGTTTCTCGGGTCCTTTTCACCTGCTCTCTTAGCCCAAAGGTCATTGGAAACCGATTCGTTTGAAAGGTCGGCGCTATACTTGGAACAAAGCTTTAGGCAAGAGTCCATCAGGGGCTTGGGAGAGGTTGAGCATAAAAATTTAATTTTGCCACTGCAGAGAACTTACGAGGAGATTGGTGACATAGATTCACTCGATGGTCTCTTAAAAGCGTTCAGTAAAGGCAACTTGAGGTCGAAAATTGAGGAGCTGCAATACTCCGAAAGCTGGAAGCTAGCGCAGGACTGCTATAATACACTTGGATCTTTCGCTGACTGGTCATTCGCCACTACCAAAATGCTAACATCAATGTATGATCACCAGTTGTATTCAGAGCTTCTCTTTCGCCTGGAGTCCTTAGCACCCAGGGTATGCCAGCTTGATGGTGAAAGTATCCTATGGTACAGAATGGGAGTAGAAGCTGCCAACCTGGAGGGGAATCCTAAATCACTTGATAGCTGGCTTGAACGCGTGGAATGTCTGCAAGAGGCAAAAGATCcagagcttcttttccaaTACAATATGGCCAGAGCCCTTGGCTACGCCAGAGCTGGGAATAGAGATAGAGTGGAGCAATACTTGAACAAGTGTTTGAAGATTATGGGAACGCACTTGATGGCATCCACAGTTGCCACAACACTGCTCAAGAAACAAACACTACTTATGAGGCTTCATAGCCTCTACGATATCACTCTTTTGTCATCGAGTGCTGACAGTGCACAGTTTCAGAGCAATACCGAGACGCTTGACTTCCGTATGACAAGGATTGGCCCAAATTTCGAATCGAATCATTACCTGTTGTCTGTAAGAAAGTCATACGAACTTCTCGCTCAAAAACCGTACGCTGAAAAAGATATCCAAGGCGTCTTCTTTGAGATATCTAAGTTATGCAAAGATAATGGCAGGTTAGATAGAGCATCTGATTCGTTGATGCACTGTCTATCATTTAATCATCCTCAAGCTGAACTAGAGTTTGCCGAGATCTTATTAAAGCAGGGTGAAAACGATAGAGCAATAAAACTTGTTAAAGAAATAAATGAGAGATATAAAAATGATCCGCTCATGAAGCCACGGGataaagctgctgctttaCTGAAGTATACAGAATGGCTTGATCTCACTAATAATTCCGCATCCGAACAGATTATTGAGCAATACCAGAACATTTTCCAACTAGATCCGAAGTGGGACAAACCTTACTACTCCATCGGGCTTTACTATAGCAGGCTGctcgaaaaaaaaaaggcCGAGGGGTATATTACCAACGGAAAGCTAGAATATATGTCGATATCTTACTTTTTGTTGGCGTTCGAGAAGAACACTGTCAAAATTCGAGAGACGTTGCCCAAAGTGGTTACCTTTTGGCTTGATATTGCGGCTGAGTCGGTAAGGGAGAAATCTGCTAGCAGGCGTGAGGCCCTAAAGCAGGCCACAGAGGACATTTGTAGGCACGTAGAGGAATCTTTGAGGAAAAGTCCTGCTTTTATTTGGTATCCGGTATTAACGCAATTGCTTTCCAGGTTGCTACATATACATCAATCAACTGAGGAACTCATCTCGCAGATTTTGCTCAATCTGACATCAGAATACCCTTCACACATACTTTGGTACATCGCAACTCTGCTTAACTCAACGTCCCCTGCAAGGGCGAGTCGTGGACGTTATATTATCGACAGCTACACAAAAGCAAGTAATTGCGTTCAAGGGATGATAAGCAATGCCATCGATCTGACTCAGGCTTTCACCAAGGTTTGCCTGAAAGACGTAAAAAGTGCAATCAGCAGATCTGGTAGATCATTGGAAAAGGATTTCAGGTTTGATATGTCAATGGCTCCTTCAAATCTGGCTGTCCCTGTGCAAGTTAATTTGGACATGGTGTCTCCACTTTCATCACAATCAAACCAGAAGTACACGCCGTTTGGTGAAGTCATATCAATTGCAAAGTTTGGCACAACTTACAAggttttctcttctttgaaaaaaccGAAGAAACTTAATGTAATTGGATCGGATGGAAAAGCCTATGGTATTATGTGCAAGAAAGAGGATGTCCGTCAGGATAATCAATACATGCAATTTGCAACAACAATGGATTTTTTGCTTAAGAAGGACGTTGAATCCATGAAAAGGAATCTGGGCATTACTACATACTCGGTTTTGCCTTTGAGAGAAGATTGTGGGCTTCTTGAAATAGTCCCAAACGTTGTAACTTTACGATCCATATTCGTAACGAAATATGAAAGCCTTAAGGTTAAATacagtttgaaaaatctgtATGAGAAGTGGCAAAATTCCCCAGATAATTCAAAATTAAGCTTTTATCGTCAGCAGCTTGAAACATTTCCGCCTATCTTATATCAGTGGTTCTTGGAGACTTTTCCCGATCCAATAGTCTGGTTCAACGCTAGAAACACTTATGCAAGATCATACGCTGTCATGGCGATGGTAGGGCATATCCTTGGACTTGGTGATAGACATTGCGAGAACATTCTTTTGGATATTGAAAGCGGAAAGGTACTGCATGTTGATTTTGATTGCTTGTTCGAAAAAGGCAGAAGATTGCCAGTTCCGGAGATTGTACCATTTCGTTTGACGCAAAATCTGCATGACGCTCTTGGCATTGTTGGTACCGAGGGAACCTTCAAAAGATCTAGCGAAGTGACAGTCTCGCTGATGAGGGATAACGAGGTGTCGCTAGTGAATGTGATTGAAACTATAATGTATGACAGGAACATGGATAGCACTATCCAGAAAGCCTTAAAAATactgagaaacaagattCGTGGCATCGATGCGCGCGATGGGCTTGTATTGAGTGTTCCTGGACAGGTTGAGACGCTTATACAGGAATCTACATCTGACGAAAACCTAAGTAAGATGTACATAGGATGGCTTGCATTTTGGTAA